One stretch of Equus caballus isolate H_3958 breed thoroughbred chromosome 24, TB-T2T, whole genome shotgun sequence DNA includes these proteins:
- the KIF26A gene encoding kinesin-like protein KIF26A isoform X6 gives MLRIWPAQGAQRSAESTSFLKVDPRKKQVTLYDPAAGPVGSAGPRRAATTAVPKMFAFDAVFPQDSEQAEVCSGTVADVLQSVVSGADGCIFSFGHTNLGKSYTMIGKDSSPQSLGVVPCAISWLFRLIDERKEKTGTRFSVRVSAVEVCGRDQSLRDLLAEVASGSLQDAPSPGVYLREDPVCGAQLQNQSELRVPTAEKAAFYLDAALAARSASRAGCSEDARRSSHMLFTLHVYQYRMEKCGRGGMSGGRSRLHLIDLGSCEGVPGRGGEAPGGPLCLSLSALGSVILALVGGAKHVPYREHRLTMLLRESLATNSCRATMIAHVSDAPAHHTETLSTLQLAARVHRLRRKKVKYASSSSGGDSSCEEGRVRRPPHLRPFHPRALAPDPDRLASSSPGDPDYSSSSEQSCDTVIYVGPGGAALSDRELTDSEGPPDFVPIIPALSRRRPSEGPRDADHFRCSTFAELQERLECIDGSEGPSGALGGTDGTQASPGRGARKASPPEAEAPRKAVGSPLAASTPRNSPGLDTHRGVPEPSKAGSDLREDGSTRPELPVPDKAMGSGDRRPLPSPAPPPPRQLEAGRGPEEPGGGGTEGVVRTPPVGMSGQAGCPCPSARGRCLERGLLTTTVTLQQPVELNGEDELVFTVVEELSLGGLAGPGRPASLASFGSDCSLQALASGSRPVSIISSINDEFDAYTSQATGGPLEGAGWAGSSHGSSISSWLSEVSVCTADSRGPTPQPPSRTSPDPFSPDLPAGSDPLGPLILDSSLEDGSFRFSERDRPESPGPARSPRPGDTAAAAAARSGREPQAMSSRAAAPAQTIHSSLPRKPRTTSVANRAGCARLAPSPPGPGGLFEDPWLLRADECGPLQVASASRAPSPAPMLACARRVVDGCEVAARVAHRPEAVAQIPPLLRRGATTLGVTTPTASCGDSLVEAVACLGSPKATPSSKKSVTPKGSLFLRPGGVAPPAPPVRKSSLEHKNSPVLAPPQAAGLTRAGAAALLRGEEDSRPSSRADHSIPRATSSLKARASKAEASYRPATHGSLERCEGLAHGSSKAREAPGRPVRAVPRLGVPPTSPTPGPAPACRGSLAKGVGAPKPPASGGKGRNLVASGSRALGASVKPLAPVAGRTPGGPVTGPRVAPRVAPGVAAKASRGTIMGTKQALRAAHSRVNELAASGAPSRGSPSWGSADSDSGNDSGVNVGEERPRAGPALPSPYSKVTAPRRPQRYSSGHGSDNSSVLSGELPPAMGRTALFYHSGGSSGYESMMRDSEATGSASSAPDSMSDSGAASPGARARSLKSPKKRATGLQRRRLIPAPLPDAAALGRKPSLPGQWVDLPPPLAGSLKEPFEIKVYEIDDVERLQRHRLPPREDPAEGLVCVSAKLRLAERRQQRLREVQAKHGHLCEELAETQGRLMVEPGRWLEQFEVDPELEPESAEYLVALERATAALEQCVNLCKAHVMMVTCFDISVTTPAATPGPQEVDV, from the exons ATGCTGCGGATCTGGCCAGCGCAGGGGGCCCAGCGCTCGGCCGAGTCCACGTCCTTCCTGAAGGTGGACCCGCGGAAGAAGCAGGTCACCCTCTATGACCCGGCTGCTGGGCCCGTGGGCAGCGCGGGCCCACGCCGCGCCGCCACCACTGCGGTTCCCAAGATGTTTGCCTTTGATGCCGTCTTCCCCCAAGACTCGGAGCAG gctgagGTCTGCTCTGGGACAGTGGCCGATGTGCTCCAGTCGGTGGTCAGTGGGGCTGATGGCTGCATTTTTTCCTTCGGCCACACAAACCTTG GCAAGTCGTACACCATGATTGGAAAGGACAGCTCGCCCCAGAGCCTGGGCGTCGTGCCCTGCGCCATCTCCTGGCTCTTCCGGCTCATTGATGAGCGCAAGGAGAAGACGGGCACCCGCTTCTCGGTTCGTGTCTCAGCCGTGGAGGTGTGCGGCCGGGACCAGAGCCTACGGGACCTGCTGGCCGAGGTGGCCTCTGGCAGCCTCCAGGACGCCCCGTCTCCGGGCGTGTACCTGCGGGAGGACCCTGTGTGTGGGGCACAG CTCCAGAACCAGAGCGAGCTGCGGGTGCCCACAGCCGAGAAGGCGGCCTTCTACCTGGACGCTGCCCTCGCGGCCCGCAGTGCCAGCCGGGCTGGCTGCAGCGAGGACGCCCGGCGCAGTTCGCACATGCTCTTCACGCTGCACGTCTACCAGTACCGCATGGAGAAGTGCGGCCGGGGAGGGA TGTCTGGAGGCCGTAGCCGCCTGCACCTCATCGACCTGGGCAGCTGTGAGGGGGTgcctggcaggggtggggaggcccCCGGGGGCCCCCTGTGCCTGTCCCTGTCGGCTTTGGGCAGTGTCATCTTGGCCCTGGTCGGTGGAGCCAAGCACGTGCCCTACAG GGAGCACAGGCTCACCATGCTGCTGCGGGAGTCCCTGGCCACCAACAGCTGCCGTGCCACCATGATCGCCCACGTCTCGGACGCGCCAGCCCACCACACCGAGACGCTCAGCACGCTGCAGCTGGCCGCCCGCGTCCACCGCCTGCGCAGGAAGAAGGTCAAG TACGCGTCAAGCTCCTCAGGCGGGGACAGCTCCTGCGAGGAAGGCCGTGTCCGCCGCCCTCCGCACCTGCGACCCTTCCACCCCCGTGCCCTGGCCCCGGACCCCGACCGCCTGGCCTCCAGCTCGCCTGGCGATCCCGACTACTCATCCAGCAGCGAGCAGTCCTGCGACACAGTCATCTACGTGGGGCCCGGTGGGGCAGCGCTGTCAGACCGCGAGCTCACCGACAGTGAGGGTCCACCTGACTTCGTGCCCATCATCCCTGCGCTGAGCCGCCGCCGGCCCTCCGAGGGCCCCCGCGATGCCGACCACTTCCGCTGCAGCACCTTTGCGGAGCTGCAGGAGCGGCTGGAGTGCATTGATGGCAGCGAGGGGCCCTCAGGAGCCCTGGGCGGCACCGATGGCACCCAGGCCAGCCCGGGCCGCGGGGCCAGGAAGGCCTCGCCGCCTGAGGCTGAAGCCCCCAGGAAGGCCGTGGGCTCCCCGCTGGCCGCCAGCACGCCTCGAAACAGCCCCGGCCTAGACACCCACCGTGGCGTCCCAGAACCTTCTAAGGCTGGCAGTGACCTGAGGGAGGACGGCAGCACCAGGCCTGAGCTGCCTGTGCCAGACAAGGCCATGGGGAGTGGAGACAGGAGGCCGCTGCCCAGCCCGGCCCCTCCACCACCTCGGCAGCTGGAAGCTggcagaggcccagaggagcctgggggagggggcaccgAAGGCGTGGTACGGACGCCCCCCGTGGGCATGAGCGGGCAGGCGGGATGCCCCTGCCCATCAGCACGTGGCCGCTGTCTGGAGCGGGGGCTACTGACCACCACGGTGACCTTGCAGCAGCCGGTGGAGCTCAACGGCGAAGATGAGCTGGTGTTCACAGTGGTGGAAGAGCTGTCCCTGGGTGGGCTTGCTGGCCCCGGGCGCCCTGCCAGCCTGGCCAGCTTCGGCAGCGACTGCTCCCTGCAGGCCCTGGCCTCGGGTTCGAGGCCGGTCAGCATCATCAGCAGCATCAATGATGAGTTTGACGCGTACACCTCCCAAGCCACAGGCGGGCCCCTGGAGGGAGCGGGCTGGGCTGGCAGCAGTCACGGCTCCTCCATCAGCTCCTGGCTCAGCGAGGTCAGCGTCTGCACGGCCGACAGCCGCGGCCCCACTCCGCAGCCTCCCTCGCGGACCAGCCCAGACCCTTTCAGCCCTGACTTGCCAGCAGGGTCCGACCCTCTGGGCCCCCTGATCCTGGATAGCTCGCTAGAGGATGGCAGCTTTCGGTTCTCGGAGCGTGACAGACCAGAAAGTCCTGGCCCAGCCCGGAGTCCTCGTCCTGGGGACACAGCTGCAGCAGCCGCTGCTCGATCTGGCAGGGAGCCCCAGGCCATGTCTTCACGGGCAGCAGCCCCAGCACAAACTATCCACTCCAGCCTTCCCCGGAAACCGAGGACTACCTCAGTGGCCAATCGTGCGGGCTGTGCTCGCCTGGCCCCCAGCCCGCCTGGCCCCGGAGGGCTATTCGAGGACCCCTGGCTGCTCCGAGCAGACGAATGTGGCCCACTCCAGGTGGCCTCTGCCAGCAGGGCCCCCAGTCCGGCCCCGATGCTGGCTTGTGCCCGGAGGGTGGTGGACGGCTGTGAGGTGGCAGCCAGGGTGGCCCACAGACCAGAGGCCGTGGCTCAGATCCCACCACTGCTGCGGAGGGGGGCCACCACCTTGGGTGTGACCACACCTACTGCATCCTGCGGGGACTCCCTGGTGGAGGCAGTGGCCTGCTTGGGCAGTCCAAAGGCCACCCCCAGTAGCAAAAAGAGCGTGACTCCCAAGGGGAGCCTCTTCCTGAGGCCTGGTGGGGTGGCCCCCCCGGCCCCGCCTGTCCGCAAGTCCAGCCTGGAGCACAAGAACAGCCCGGTGctggcccctccccaggctgcGGGCCTGACTCGGGCTGGGGCCGCGGCCCTCCTCCGAGGGGAGGAGGATTCCAGGCCCAGCAGTCGCGCCGACCACTCCATCCCCAGGGCCACATCCAGCCTAAAGGCCCGGGCTAGCAAGGCAGAGGCATCATATCGTCCTGCCACCCACGGGTCTCTGGAGCGCTGTGAAGGCCTGGCGCACGGCAGCAGCAAGGCCAGGGAAGCCCCTGGGAGGCCAGTCCGGGCCGTGCCCAGGTTGGGTGTACCGCCCACCAGCCCCACGCCCGGACCTGCTCCTGCCTGTAGGGGCAGCCTGGCTAAGGGCGTGGGGGCTCCTAAGCCCCCAGCCAGCGGGGGCAAGGGCAGAAACCTAGTGGCCAGCGGGTCGAGGGCTCTGGGAGCTTCGGTGAAGCCACTAGCCCCTGTAGCGGGCAGGACCCCTGGCGGCCCTGTGACAGGTCCCAGGGTGGCCCCACGGGTGGCGCCTGGCGTCGCAGCCAAGGCCAGCCGGGGCACCATTATGGGCACCAAGCAGGCACTCCGGGCCGCCCACAGCCGTGTCAACGAGCTGGCGGCCAGTGGGGCCCCCAGCAGAGGCAGCCCCTCGTGGGGCTCGGCTGACTCGGATAGTGGCAATGACAGTGGCGTGAACGTGGGCGAGGAGCGGCCGCGTGCAGGCCCGGCGCTGCCTTCCCCCTACAGCAAGGTGACCGCCCCGCGGCGGCCCCAGCGCTACAGCAGTGGCCATGGCAGCGACAACAGCAGCGTGCTGAGTGGGGAGCTGCCACCTGCCATGGGCCGTACTGCCCTATTCTACCACAGCGGGGGCAGCAGTGGCTACGAGAGCATGATGCGCGACAGCGAGGCCACTGGCAGCGCCTCCTCTGCCCCCGACTCCATGAGTGACAGCGGTGCTGCCTCTCCAGGGGCCCGCGCCCGCAGCCTCAAGTCTCCCAAGAAGAGGGCCACAG GTCTGCAGCGGAGACGGCTAATCCCAGCCCCGCTGCCCGACGCTGCTGCCCTGGGCCGCaagcccagcctccctgggcagTGGGTGGACCTGCCCCCGCCCCTGGCCGGCTCGCTGAAGGAGCCCTTCGAGATCAAGGTGTATGAGATTGACGATGTGGAACGCCTGCAGCGGCACCGCCTGCCCCCGCGGGAGGACCCAGCGGAG GGCCTGGTATGTGTCAGTGCGAAGCTGCGGCTGGCCGAGCGCAGGCAGCAGCGGCTGCGCGAGGTGCAGGCCAAGCACGGACACCTCTGTGAGGAGCTGGCCGAGACCCAGGGCCGGCTGATGGTGGAACCCGGCCGCTGGCTGGAGCAGT TCGAGGTGGATCCAGAGCTGGAGCCAGAGTCGGCCGAGTACCTGGTGGCCCTGGAGCGTGCCACAGCCGCCCTGGAGCAGTGTGTGAACCTGTGCAAGGCCCATGTCATGATGGTCACCTGCTTCGACATCAGCGTCACCACCCCTGCGGCTACCCCTGGGCCGCAGGAGGTGGACGTCTGA